The following proteins are co-located in the Brevibacillus laterosporus DSM 25 genome:
- a CDS encoding response regulator — translation MSNKVLIVDDAAFMRMMVKEILTKNGFTVVGEASDGAQAVEKYKELGPDLVTMDITMPEMDGITALKEIRKMDPNARVIMCSAMGQQSMVIDAIQAGAKDFIVKPFQADRVIEAIKKTLS, via the coding sequence ATGTCTAACAAAGTGTTAATCGTGGATGATGCAGCATTTATGAGAATGATGGTAAAGGAAATCTTGACGAAAAATGGTTTTACGGTAGTTGGGGAAGCGAGCGATGGTGCGCAAGCAGTTGAAAAGTATAAGGAATTAGGTCCTGATTTAGTAACCATGGATATTACAATGCCAGAAATGGATGGTATCACAGCTTTGAAGGAAATTCGCAAGATGGATCCTAATGCTCGTGTTATCATGTGTTCCGCAATGGGACAACAATCCATGGTTATCGACGCTATTCAGGCTGGTGCGAAAGACTTTATCGTAAAACCTTTCCAAGCGGATCGAGTAATCGAAGCCATCAAAAAGACGTTGAGCTAA
- the fliP gene encoding flagellar type III secretion system pore protein FliP (The bacterial flagellar biogenesis protein FliP forms a type III secretion system (T3SS)-type pore required for flagellar assembly.), protein MNRFLPLLLICATFLCLMTYTQVAEASTSDAAGLLNKIPQVEFKIGGGADSPEKTASSIQLLLMFTVLALAPSILILMTCFTRIVVVLSFVRTALATQQMPPNQVIVGMALFLTFFVMAPTFQTINDTAVKPFMEGKITEQQALDKAVTPLKSFMLKQTRQKDLALFLQYSKSEKPKSIEDVSLVALVPAFAISELKTAFQIGFMLFIPFLVIDMIVASILMGMGMMMLPPVMISLPFKILLFIMVDGWYLVVKSLFLSF, encoded by the coding sequence ATGAACAGATTTTTGCCACTTCTATTAATATGTGCAACGTTTCTTTGTTTGATGACCTATACACAAGTTGCTGAAGCAAGTACATCAGATGCAGCGGGGCTTTTGAACAAAATTCCACAGGTAGAGTTTAAAATCGGTGGGGGAGCAGATAGTCCCGAGAAAACGGCTTCTTCTATTCAATTGCTGTTAATGTTTACGGTTCTAGCCTTAGCGCCAAGCATCTTAATTTTAATGACTTGCTTTACGCGTATTGTAGTGGTGTTGTCGTTTGTACGTACCGCATTGGCTACTCAACAAATGCCACCTAACCAGGTGATTGTGGGCATGGCGTTGTTCCTAACTTTCTTCGTCATGGCACCTACATTTCAAACCATTAATGATACCGCAGTAAAACCGTTTATGGAGGGAAAAATCACGGAGCAACAAGCATTAGATAAAGCAGTTACTCCGTTAAAATCGTTTATGCTAAAGCAGACTAGACAAAAGGATTTAGCGTTATTTTTACAATACTCGAAATCTGAAAAACCAAAGTCAATTGAAGATGTATCTCTTGTAGCCTTGGTTCCTGCTTTTGCAATCAGCGAATTAAAAACAGCTTTTCAAATCGGTTTTATGTTGTTTATTCCATTTTTGGTTATCGATATGATTGTCGCTAGTATTTTGATGGGTATGGGGATGATGATGCTTCCACCTGTCATGATTTCACTACCGTTTAAAATCCTGTTGTTTATCATGGTGGACGGTTGGTATCTCGTTGTGAAATCACTCTTTTTAAGCTTCTAG
- the flhB gene encoding flagellar biosynthesis protein FlhB — MSHPRFFVTVDLQFFNGEKTEKATPQKRQDSRKKGQVAKSSDLAPAFMISSVFFLLMIAGSWMLGIFEGILRESLGSYATWEVNAENLQVITLQVVKEAAKILGMVFGVCMLVALVVNYLQVGVLFSLEPIQFKLEKLNPIEGFKKIFSMRTIVELFKSILKITAGMIVVYMILWDIKDKIPRLSFSTLEAVLEFTGWQVVKLGISVGMLLVILAFLDYLYQRFEYEKNLRMSKQDIKDEHKKMEGDPLIKSKIKERQRQMAMRRMMQEIPNADVIITNPTHFAVAIKYDSAEMMAPTVIAKGQDFLALKIREIAKEHRIVTMENKPLARALYAQVEIGQTIPEELFKAVAEVLAYVYKLQGKVKR, encoded by the coding sequence ATGAGTCATCCACGTTTTTTTGTGACAGTAGATCTGCAATTTTTTAACGGCGAAAAAACAGAAAAAGCAACTCCTCAAAAACGTCAGGATTCTCGTAAAAAAGGGCAGGTTGCTAAAAGTTCAGATTTGGCTCCCGCTTTTATGATCAGCTCCGTGTTTTTTCTGTTGATGATTGCTGGCTCTTGGATGTTGGGCATCTTTGAAGGCATTCTACGCGAATCGTTGGGCAGTTATGCGACCTGGGAAGTAAATGCTGAAAATCTTCAGGTGATTACCCTGCAGGTCGTCAAAGAGGCAGCCAAGATTCTGGGTATGGTGTTTGGCGTCTGCATGTTGGTCGCGTTAGTGGTCAACTATTTGCAAGTCGGGGTGCTTTTCTCTTTAGAACCAATTCAATTTAAACTAGAAAAACTAAATCCAATCGAAGGATTTAAGAAAATCTTTTCGATGCGGACCATTGTTGAATTGTTTAAATCTATTTTAAAGATCACAGCAGGAATGATTGTTGTTTACATGATCTTATGGGATATCAAGGATAAGATTCCACGACTTTCTTTTTCTACACTTGAAGCAGTGCTAGAGTTTACGGGCTGGCAGGTCGTCAAGTTGGGAATTTCAGTCGGTATGCTGTTGGTTATCTTAGCGTTCCTTGATTATCTATATCAACGCTTCGAATATGAAAAGAATCTGCGCATGTCCAAACAAGACATTAAGGATGAACATAAAAAAATGGAGGGTGACCCCCTCATTAAAAGTAAAATTAAAGAACGACAAAGACAGATGGCAATGCGCCGTATGATGCAGGAAATTCCAAACGCAGATGTCATTATCACCAACCCGACACACTTTGCGGTAGCGATTAAGTATGATTCTGCTGAAATGATGGCGCCGACGGTGATTGCTAAAGGTCAGGATTTTTTAGCTCTGAAAATCCGGGAAATTGCCAAGGAGCATCGCATAGTTACCATGGAAAACAAACCACTTGCCAGAGCATTATACGCACAAGTGGAGATTGGACAGACAATCCCAGAGGAACTGTTCAAAGCGGTAGCAGAGGTATTGGCCTATGTCTATAAACTTCAAGGTAAAGTGAAACGATGA
- the fliQ gene encoding flagellar biosynthesis protein FliQ, producing the protein MTSDMILQIAQSSVYTILIVLAPILGIALLVGLMVSIFQATTQIQEQTLAFIPKIVAVFLSLLIFGPWMLRIVIEFTANIMGNLYRFVG; encoded by the coding sequence ATGACATCAGATATGATCTTACAAATTGCGCAATCCTCGGTATATACCATATTGATCGTGCTTGCCCCTATTTTGGGAATTGCGTTGTTAGTCGGGCTAATGGTGAGTATTTTTCAGGCAACAACACAAATTCAAGAACAAACGTTGGCGTTCATTCCGAAGATCGTGGCTGTGTTTCTTTCCTTGCTTATTTTTGGGCCGTGGATGCTACGTATTGTCATTGAATTTACAGCAAATATCATGGGTAACCTGTACAGATTTGTGGGGTAG
- the fliR gene encoding flagellar biosynthetic protein FliR, with protein MQLIETFLPMYLLVFVRIISFVVSAPLFTQRGMPNQFKIGFAAAMAFISFAYVPIVDKIPLDITFAAYVVKETIVGLLLGFLLQLMFSAVRVAGGLMDMQMGLAMANVVDPATGAYVPVTGRLKEILATLYFLSINGHHLMIQGILKSYQTIPISKLGISFSSEAFGEFMLKAFSQMFLSAFMMAIPIVIALFLVDLSLGIIAKTVPQFNIFVVGLPLKLLISFLMLIFIMPGFFLVLSNYISKMFQAMAELIGILGGA; from the coding sequence ATGCAACTGATTGAAACGTTCTTGCCCATGTACCTGCTGGTATTTGTGCGAATTATATCCTTTGTGGTATCGGCTCCACTATTTACGCAACGCGGTATGCCTAACCAGTTTAAGATCGGCTTCGCTGCTGCTATGGCGTTCATCAGTTTTGCTTATGTACCCATTGTGGATAAAATTCCGCTTGATATCACTTTTGCTGCTTATGTAGTAAAAGAAACGATCGTGGGCTTGTTATTGGGGTTCTTGTTACAGCTCATGTTTTCGGCTGTACGGGTAGCGGGTGGACTCATGGATATGCAAATGGGTTTAGCTATGGCTAACGTTGTAGATCCTGCTACGGGTGCTTATGTACCAGTCACGGGTCGTTTGAAAGAAATCCTAGCTACCTTATATTTTTTGAGTATTAATGGACATCATTTGATGATTCAAGGCATTCTCAAAAGCTATCAGACAATCCCTATTAGCAAATTGGGAATCTCGTTTTCTTCGGAAGCATTTGGAGAGTTTATGCTAAAGGCTTTCTCGCAGATGTTTTTGAGTGCCTTCATGATGGCGATTCCGATAGTCATTGCTTTATTTCTGGTAGACCTCTCTCTTGGTATTATCGCCAAAACGGTGCCACAATTTAATATCTTTGTGGTCGGTTTACCTTTGAAACTGTTAATTAGCTTTTTAATGCTCATTTTCATAATGCCTGGATTCTTTTTAGTACTCAGTAATTATATTTCCAAGATGTTTCAGGCCATGGCGGAATTGATCGGGATTTTGGGAGGAGCATGA
- a CDS encoding flagellar biosynthetic protein FliO — translation MNAMNIRSLFVAMLLVFAVVAPSPTVSYAEAKQTEGSAFDWLQQDAKQGKQGTGGELSTDSPVPKSPSILGYVVQIVFSLAVVVGLIYLLFKWLGKRQAGGFRESGPFRTVGGYSLGTGKSIQLVMIGDSLYVLGVGDNIQLIRQIPPGDELDVILADIENKTAPDWSWNKLGHLFQAQSKTTSTYTQQTDASFDQLLDEQWREVSHAEQQKNQWEQNRRKGD, via the coding sequence ATGAATGCAATGAACATTCGTAGTTTGTTCGTGGCAATGTTACTAGTTTTTGCTGTAGTAGCGCCTTCACCAACAGTTAGTTATGCGGAGGCGAAACAGACAGAAGGATCGGCTTTTGACTGGTTACAGCAGGATGCAAAACAGGGAAAACAAGGGACTGGGGGAGAGTTATCTACGGATTCTCCAGTTCCAAAAAGCCCTAGTATTCTTGGATATGTGGTCCAAATCGTCTTTTCATTGGCAGTCGTTGTCGGGCTAATCTATCTCTTATTCAAATGGTTAGGAAAGAGACAAGCTGGAGGTTTTCGAGAAAGTGGTCCATTTCGCACTGTAGGAGGCTATTCTCTTGGAACAGGTAAGTCCATTCAATTGGTGATGATTGGCGACTCGCTATATGTGTTAGGTGTAGGGGATAATATTCAGCTTATTCGCCAGATTCCACCCGGCGATGAGTTGGATGTTATTTTAGCCGATATCGAGAATAAAACAGCTCCTGACTGGTCATGGAATAAGCTTGGTCATTTGTTTCAAGCACAATCTAAGACTACATCCACGTACACTCAACAAACAGATGCCTCTTTTGATCAGCTACTGGACGAACAGTGGCGGGAAGTCTCCCATGCGGAGCAACAAAAGAATCAATGGGAACAGAACCGCCGCAAAGGGGATTAG
- the fliY gene encoding flagellar motor switch phosphatase FliY, which yields MSRDMLSQEEIDALLKANDNLSEEPTQVENNIPDVDEYLSPFEQDALGEIGNISFGSAATALSTLLSQKVDITTPTVSIVKRSELVDEFPRPHVAVHVEYTDGFQGINMLVIKVADASVIADLMMGGDGRNSGLELSEMHLSAVQEAMNQMMGSAATSMSTIFNQLVNISPPGIDMMDLQNGQGEEGLPSGEELVKISFQIKVGDQGELIDSNIMQLLPIDFAKQMISRLMGSEGPEMVETSATASIMHESSMDFGKPAATPQATPVAATEAPMPASAPQPPVMEQAPGMPMSAAPSGYEQQPPHPYPPQPAPYGYPPNQGYAPYPYPYPPYPQPYAQSPQQAGGAVNSQVAAANVQPAQFTPFQGNNVAQPDEQNLGLLLDIPLQVTVELGRTKKLIRDILEMSAGSIIQLDKLAGEPVDILVNNKLIAKGEVVVIDENFGVRVTDIISQWDRVQKLQ from the coding sequence GTCTCAAGAAGAGATTGATGCCTTGCTAAAAGCCAACGATAACCTCTCTGAGGAGCCAACGCAAGTGGAGAACAACATCCCTGATGTTGATGAATATCTCTCTCCCTTTGAGCAAGATGCTTTAGGCGAAATCGGTAATATTTCGTTTGGCAGTGCAGCAACCGCGTTATCTACTCTGTTAAGTCAAAAGGTAGATATTACGACACCAACAGTCTCCATCGTGAAGAGAAGTGAGTTAGTCGATGAATTTCCACGACCTCATGTTGCGGTGCATGTTGAATATACGGATGGATTTCAAGGTATCAACATGCTTGTTATTAAGGTAGCAGATGCCTCTGTCATTGCAGATTTAATGATGGGTGGCGATGGTCGAAATAGCGGGCTTGAGCTATCAGAAATGCATTTGAGTGCTGTGCAGGAAGCGATGAACCAAATGATGGGTTCTGCGGCAACCTCAATGTCGACCATTTTTAATCAATTAGTCAACATTTCTCCTCCTGGGATTGATATGATGGATTTACAGAATGGCCAAGGAGAAGAAGGATTGCCTAGTGGTGAGGAGCTTGTCAAAATCTCCTTCCAAATTAAGGTTGGAGATCAAGGAGAGCTAATTGATTCTAATATTATGCAGCTTTTACCAATTGATTTTGCCAAACAAATGATTAGTCGTTTGATGGGAAGTGAAGGACCGGAGATGGTTGAAACATCAGCAACAGCTTCTATCATGCATGAATCTTCTATGGATTTTGGAAAACCAGCTGCAACTCCGCAAGCAACACCTGTAGCAGCAACAGAAGCGCCAATGCCAGCATCAGCGCCTCAACCACCAGTAATGGAACAAGCACCTGGTATGCCGATGAGTGCGGCTCCGAGCGGTTATGAACAACAACCACCGCATCCGTATCCACCGCAACCAGCACCATATGGCTACCCACCAAATCAAGGGTATGCACCATATCCGTATCCATATCCGCCGTATCCACAACCATATGCGCAGTCTCCGCAACAGGCTGGGGGAGCGGTTAACTCACAGGTAGCGGCAGCAAATGTTCAACCAGCACAATTTACACCATTCCAGGGGAATAATGTTGCTCAACCAGATGAGCAGAACCTAGGATTGCTATTGGATATTCCGCTTCAGGTAACTGTTGAGTTGGGTCGTACAAAAAAACTAATTCGCGATATACTAGAGATGTCTGCTGGTTCTATTATTCAGTTGGACAAATTAGCGGGCGAGCCTGTTGATATATTAGTCAACAACAAGCTGATCGCAAAAGGTGAAGTCGTTGTCATTGACGAAAACTTCGGAGTGCGTGTAACCGATATTATTAGTCAATGGGATCGTGTACAGAAGTTACAATAA